In the Lactobacillus paragasseri genome, ACAACAGTCAAAAGATTAATATCAAAGATAAATCACTTAAGTATTACGTTTACCTTTACCATGGTACTACACCAGTTAGCGACAAAAAGACAATAAAAGAAACAATTAATTACGTTTATGCTAACGGTACTCAAGAAGGAAAAACGGCCGCAAATCCTTATGATAAGACTGTAAGTTATACTCGCACTGGAACTAACGATTTAGTTACCGACCACATTACGTGGGAAAAGTGGCAACCTGATTCCAGTTTCAATGCTGTAGAATCACCTAATGCAAATGATAAGAATTATACCTTAGTTGATAAAGATGAAATCCCAGTCATTAAGTTAAATATCGACAATGACGGTAAGATTACTATTGAAAATAATGTTCCATTAATTTACACAGTTCATTACTATGCCCCAGAACATGCACGCCTTACTTTCTACGATGATACTGAAAATCAAAACTTATCTGATTATTTAACCAAAAATGGACAGAAGGCCTCATTAACTGATACTTATTCTGAATTAGACAATAATTCAAGCAAGCAGCCTATCTCATTTACTGATGCAGATAATATCGTTAACTTTTTAAAGAACAATCACTACATCTTTACCGGTGTTTCTGGTAATGGTTCTATCACAAATTCTGATTATTCAAAGATCGCTTATGGAAACTTCGATAATGATGAAACTAAGGATCAAGAGTTTATTCTTCATTTTAAGCATGCATTAGATAATCAGAATGAAACTGCTGTAGTTGCAGAAAAAGTTAACTATGTCTATGAAAATGGTCCCCACGCAGGTAAGACAGTGGTTGATGCTGCAACTTCTCCAATTGACCAAAAAATTACTTACACAAGAACTAGAACTGTAGACCTTGTCAATGATCCTAAAGGTGAAAATACTAAATGGTCTAACTGGACACCTGATAAAGCATTCATTGAAAACTTTAATTTACCAGAAAAAGTTAGTGGTCTTGATAACCAAGAAAAAATTTATTCATTAGATTTAGCTCAAGTTAAAGCTACAAAAGATGGTAAAGTGTTCGACTACTCTTCACTTAAACTGCCATTTGAAACATCAGAATTGAGTAATGATAAGACTATTAATCTAAAAGTCACTATTCCATATACTTTAGCTGAAAATATTACAGTTAACTATATTGATGACACGACTGGAAAAACTTTAGAGAGTAAGTCATTATCAGGTAAGCCTAATACAGAAGCCAATTATTCAACTAAGGATACTATTGATAAATATGTCGCTCAAAACTATGTTCTAGTTAACGACCCAACCAATCAAGCCCCTCTTTCATTTGACAACGACGAACTTCCTAATAATCAAAATTATGAAGTTCATTTCAAACATGGAATCGGTCCTGTTTCTAACAAGAAGACAGTTACCGAAACTATTCACTATATTTATAAAGATGGTTCCCCAGCTGCTAAAGATGCTACTAACCAACTCACTTTCACTGAAACTGGTACAAAAGATTTAGTTACTGGCACAACTGATACAAAATGGACTGCTCCACAAACTTTCGCTTCAGTCACTTCTCCAACAATTTCTGGCTATACTCCAGATCAACTTAAAATTGATGCTATTAAAGTTGACCATAACTCTCAAAATATTGAGAAGACAGTCATCTACAATGCTGATAAGCAAGGTGCTGTTCTTCGCTTCTATGATGATACTGAAGGAAAATTCATTGACTTTGCTAAAGACCTTAAGACAGATGGAACAAGCAAATCTACTATTTCATTTACTATTCCATCCAATTACGATTTTTCAAACTATAACTTTGTTGCAGTAAACGTAGGTAATGATCCTAAAAATATAACTACTAAGTTGTCAGGCGATACGTTGTCTGATGTAACTTACGGCAAGTTTGATACTAATGATCAAGTCGACCAGTACTTCATCGCTCACTTTACTCATAAGACAAATGACGTTAAAGAAAATAAGTCTATTTCTGAAAAAGTTGTCCTTTATGCCGAAAATGGTCCTAAGAAAGGTCAAGCTCTCCAAACTATTGAATTAGGTAATACCGGTTTCACTAGAAATGGACAAAAAGACTTGGTTACAAATCAAGTTTCTTGGGAAACATGGACAATAGAAAATAATAGTCACGCTGTTTCTCTACCAGTGACATTTTCAACTGTTTATAAGATTGATCCTACTAATATTACTCAAACTACACCTGTTTCCAAGAAGTTTGAAATTAATAATCAAATAGTATCTCCACTAACCTTCAATGCTACGACGGATCAAGATTTGATTAAATCTTTAGCAAACAGTACAGAATTTATGGTTAAAGTTCCGTATGAATTAACTGAAAATGTTAATGTAACTTATATTGATGATACTACTGGTAAAACATTAGAAACTAAGAGCTTATCTGGTGCGCCTAATACAAATTCACAATATTCTACTAAAGATACAATTGATAAATACGTAGCTAATAATTACGTTTTAATCAGTGATCCAACTGATCAAAAAAACATTTTCTATGATAATGATGAAAAGCCTAACAATCAAAATTATGATGTTCACTTTAAACACGCCTTTAAAGAGATCAATAATTCTAAGACTGTTAACGAAACTATCACCTATATTTATGATAACGGCAAAGAAGCTGCACCAACTTATAATACTTCTGTAGAATTTACTCAAGCTGGAAAGCTCGATTTGGTAACCAACAAGGAAGAATTGAATGATTGGTCTCCAGTTTCTAATACCTTTATCGCAGTTACCTCACCAGTCATTAAGAACTATACTGCCGATCAAAAACAAATTGCTGCACAAGCAGTTCAACCAAATAGTAGTGACCTTTCGTTCCAAGTTGTTTACACTGCTGTTCCAGTTCAACCTACCAAACCAACCGAGCCTACTAAGCCGGTTCAACCTACAAAGCCAACTGTACCTACTAAGCCGGTTCAACCTACTAAACCAACTATACCTACTAAACCGGTTCAACCTGCTAAACCAACTATACCTACTAAACCGGTTCAACCTGCTAAACCAGCTAAATCAACACAAACCCAATTAGTAAGAAAGAACAACGAAACAAAATCACCTATTTCTTCTCATTTAGCTTTACCAACAAACGCTGCTAGTCACGAAACTAAGAAAACTGAAGAAAACAACTTACCTCAAACTGGCGCTAAGCCAAATGATGCTAGCCTAATCGGTTTAGCCTTTGGCGCTACTTCATTCTTACTTGGTCTAGTTGGCAGTGAACTTAAACGAAAGAGAAAGAATTAATTTCTTTTCAACAAAAACGTTAGATTAAAACTCTAACGTTTTTTTGTGTTCTAAAAGCATTTTTCTAGTGAGAAGTTAATTACTTTCGGTATAATTTTTAATTAATAGCTACTTTTTTAGAAAGGAAAAGCAAATGATTAAAGAATTCAAAGAATTTATTTCTCGTGGTAACATGATGGACTTAGCTGTCGGAGTTATTATTGGTGCAGCATTTACCGCAATTGTAAATTCATTAGTTAAAGACTTAATTAATCCTCTCATTGGATTATTTATTGGTAAGATTGATTTATCAAACTTAAAATTCACTGTCGGTGAAGCTACGTTCAAATATGGCAGTTTCTTAAATGCAGTTATTAACTTTTTAATCATCGCATTGGTTGTCTTCTTCTTAATTAAGCTAGTCAACAAAATGATGCCTAAAAAAGAAGTCGAAGAAGATGATCCTACACCAACCAATGAAGAATTATATCTTCGTCAAATTCGTGATCTATTACAAGAAAAAAATAAATAGACTACTGCATCCCTTAAATGTTTGAGGGATGCTTTTTTTCAAAAAAATAAAACTCCTTTTTGCATAATTAAAATTAGAGATCTTTCTCTAATACACTTAAAGGAGCGTTCTATGAACAAAAAAGAGCTTGAAAAGCGCGTTGATGAAGCAGATATCACTGCTGATCCGATCTTTAGCTGGGTTATGGAACAAGGAACTAATTGCCGTGACCTTTTGCGGGCAATTGCACCTGAATTGCATATTCAAACTGCTAATTTTGAAACGCAAAAAAGATTGAAGTTTCATCCTGCTATGCACGGCATTATTCCAGATATCTACGCTACAGACGACAAGGGCCGAGTCTTTGATATTGAATTACAAATGACTCTGCCAGACTTTTTAGGAAAGCGAATGCGGTATTATTTTTCAATGATGGATAAAAGTCTGTTTATGCAAGGTGAAAATTATCGCAATTTGCCTACCACATATTTAATTTTAATTCTGCCAACTGATCCTCTAGGACTTGATCAGTATCGCTATGATACGACTTGGAGCACCGAGGGATTCAAGTATGATCCGCTAAATATTGGTCAAAAATTAATTTTGCTTAATGCAAGTGGAACAAAAGGAAAAATCACGCCACGTCTACAAGGATTTTTCGATCTAATGCGTGGTAAAATTAATACAAATGATAGCTTTATTCAAAAGCTACAAAGCGATGTTAAAAAATACAAAACTAATCCAGAAAGAAGGAAAGAACTCATGGATTATCAAATGAAACTTGATGACATGCGATATGTCGGAGAAAAAAATGGTAAAGAAGAAGAACGAATTGATGCTATTAAAAAGATGATTCGACGCTATCGTCAATTCAGCGCTAATGATGAAAAAATTTTAAGTCTCTTAACTCAGGATTATGGGAATGATTTTTCTCAAGAAGAATTAAAACAATTTATTAAAAATAATTAGATAGTTAAAAACCACATGAGTACTTAAACTCGTGTGGTTTTTTCAATATCACTGTTTTACTGGTAAAATTAACATAAATGATAGCTTTATCCAAAAGCTACAAAGCAACGTTGAGAAATACAAAACCAATCCAGAAAGAAGGAAAGAACTCATGGATTATCAAATGAAACTTGATGACATGCGATATGTCGGCGAAAAAGCGGGGATAAAAACCGGTAAAGAAGAAGAACGAATTGATGCCATCAAGAAGATGATTAACCTCAGTAGAAAATTAAATGCTAGTAATGACTTCATATTAAAACAATTAACTGATGATTATGGTGCATATTTTTCTCAGGAAGAATTAAAACAATTTATTAAAAATAATTAGATAGTTAAAAGACACCCATGACTCTATAAAAAATTAAGTCATGAGTGTCTTTTGTATTTAAACTAAAGTCTAATTTTTCCTAAAGGTAATTATTTGTACCTTATCACCAGAACTAATAGATCCTTTTTGAACAGGAGTAATAGAT is a window encoding:
- the mscL gene encoding large-conductance mechanosensitive channel protein MscL; its protein translation is MIKEFKEFISRGNMMDLAVGVIIGAAFTAIVNSLVKDLINPLIGLFIGKIDLSNLKFTVGEATFKYGSFLNAVINFLIIALVVFFLIKLVNKMMPKKEVEEDDPTPTNEELYLRQIRDLLQEKNK
- a CDS encoding mucin-binding protein, which encodes MSHKNDLSFIAKLNGKEKFSLRKLSVGLVTVALGTTFFLESSNTAHAAEVNTTSQNVTSQESTSDSLKSRTLNIQKTKASEDSTTSTKTVQNNEQTSVNQTSKNSEATFRQETNLFATKSEKANTTQASAQAINFEEKIQTTTDQNQSTAVSITGDDANKSMMANVTQGTIRVHINQNKENHITINNGQKITVSIAATNNLLRFSTPPSKINDFEISTSQTNTNKIFTFTYTGSDDGILSNFNPTFYFTADNDATKQYKDIHGTYPDFNLPVTVTLFNNQKFTQNLPIKITPYKDLVVTKEILHGFVMGPKLIGTPGQDGYPGNNGSYTENGATYYGPEPSAAADVPADKQKSARLMQYALEWNYGSAKDPSLNPLMNVLANIKFNNGQEILPSTIKAFKIPADMEVVDSEGQRVPINKYYGNLATLPEDTNFEKFLRDSISSDKKQITIDQKGNFTVNGVDYSTMGPYFIQLDTLLNPNAIDNWASNPDSGVGPSITTPIVNENDWKHSGSGSTTNTSTQTYTDFKFDPAVDRVVRIYFIDENTDKEIPDTVRSIIAKTNSTVDNPTSNIINDLKKQGYVLDKQATNGETSDFSKNLKNYNISNQNFKTDSLENNYNSQKINIKDKSLKYYVYLYHGTTPVSDKKTIKETINYVYANGTQEGKTAANPYDKTVSYTRTGTNDLVTDHITWEKWQPDSSFNAVESPNANDKNYTLVDKDEIPVIKLNIDNDGKITIENNVPLIYTVHYYAPEHARLTFYDDTENQNLSDYLTKNGQKASLTDTYSELDNNSSKQPISFTDADNIVNFLKNNHYIFTGVSGNGSITNSDYSKIAYGNFDNDETKDQEFILHFKHALDNQNETAVVAEKVNYVYENGPHAGKTVVDAATSPIDQKITYTRTRTVDLVNDPKGENTKWSNWTPDKAFIENFNLPEKVSGLDNQEKIYSLDLAQVKATKDGKVFDYSSLKLPFETSELSNDKTINLKVTIPYTLAENITVNYIDDTTGKTLESKSLSGKPNTEANYSTKDTIDKYVAQNYVLVNDPTNQAPLSFDNDELPNNQNYEVHFKHGIGPVSNKKTVTETIHYIYKDGSPAAKDATNQLTFTETGTKDLVTGTTDTKWTAPQTFASVTSPTISGYTPDQLKIDAIKVDHNSQNIEKTVIYNADKQGAVLRFYDDTEGKFIDFAKDLKTDGTSKSTISFTIPSNYDFSNYNFVAVNVGNDPKNITTKLSGDTLSDVTYGKFDTNDQVDQYFIAHFTHKTNDVKENKSISEKVVLYAENGPKKGQALQTIELGNTGFTRNGQKDLVTNQVSWETWTIENNSHAVSLPVTFSTVYKIDPTNITQTTPVSKKFEINNQIVSPLTFNATTDQDLIKSLANSTEFMVKVPYELTENVNVTYIDDTTGKTLETKSLSGAPNTNSQYSTKDTIDKYVANNYVLISDPTDQKNIFYDNDEKPNNQNYDVHFKHAFKEINNSKTVNETITYIYDNGKEAAPTYNTSVEFTQAGKLDLVTNKEELNDWSPVSNTFIAVTSPVIKNYTADQKQIAAQAVQPNSSDLSFQVVYTAVPVQPTKPTEPTKPVQPTKPTVPTKPVQPTKPTIPTKPVQPAKPTIPTKPVQPAKPAKSTQTQLVRKNNETKSPISSHLALPTNAASHETKKTEENNLPQTGAKPNDASLIGLAFGATSFLLGLVGSELKRKRKN
- a CDS encoding Rpn family recombination-promoting nuclease/putative transposase, producing the protein MWFFQYHCFTGKININDSFIQKLQSNVEKYKTNPERRKELMDYQMKLDDMRYVGEKAGIKTGKEEERIDAIKKMINLSRKLNASNDFILKQLTDDYGAYFSQEELKQFIKNN
- a CDS encoding Rpn family recombination-promoting nuclease/putative transposase, yielding MNKKELEKRVDEADITADPIFSWVMEQGTNCRDLLRAIAPELHIQTANFETQKRLKFHPAMHGIIPDIYATDDKGRVFDIELQMTLPDFLGKRMRYYFSMMDKSLFMQGENYRNLPTTYLILILPTDPLGLDQYRYDTTWSTEGFKYDPLNIGQKLILLNASGTKGKITPRLQGFFDLMRGKINTNDSFIQKLQSDVKKYKTNPERRKELMDYQMKLDDMRYVGEKNGKEEERIDAIKKMIRRYRQFSANDEKILSLLTQDYGNDFSQEELKQFIKNN